The following DNA comes from Ricinus communis isolate WT05 ecotype wild-type chromosome 10, ASM1957865v1, whole genome shotgun sequence.
tttttttttctatatatatatataaataagaataacgaattttcatttattgaaataatttattaaattaataattccatagcaagtaattattttatactatATGATATTAGAAtcagaatttaaattatttcgtCCCTTTCCAACCAcgattgaaaaaaaaatagaattcttTTCATATTGCGTGATGAAATTATGCACCGCTCGATCAGCATTTGACATTTAGACAATTATTtaaggatttttatttttattaatttagatatatattctcgtaaatttattaaattattattaattttaaataattgaatatgtATCGATTTTCTATTCGTTACAATGTATCAATCTAATGTCAGCCATTGACGGGAAGGCTGAATATAAGGCAAATTAATGGATTACCATTTGAAATTAGGGCGCCTAAAAGGTTACCAAACTTTGACACTTTTGAGAGGCTGCAAATTGCCAATATTTCTCCCGCAGAAGACTTGCCTAACCTGAGTTCCCATTTTCTAAGGGAAACAATGGAACTGGGAGCTTTGTATCGTCTTTACTTCATTTTCAAATCACCTGATGTTATACAGAATGATGGGTACGTCGGGGAAGCTCATTGCGGCCTTTGAATAAATAAGATTTGGGTACGCTCATACGTACTAGATTTTATTCCACTAATGGTGAATGATTGGGCTATCTCCACGTACTGgttttctaaattttgaagTTTGAATTTCAtctaagatttaattaattaaaatataaaatactgaCTATCATACATTCATGttgatttatcaaaaaaaaaattacaataacttaatttacataatattattataaaaaatttagccattttcagaatatataataaatcgatcatatgtaaatttatagtttataaaaatgtgaaccgaatttgattgagtttaataattttatacataattttaaattcagtttcgatgtatatattaattatttagatcaagtttgatattaaaaaataataatatttgagaaattaacataaaaatatttgaacatatttcaaaaattacttttcGGAAAAAGATAGATTATATAaagatttttaagaattagattttaaaattagatattgaaaaattataaaattataaaaaatttgaatttttctttagaagCACTATGCCAAATTAGGAGATTCGACGttgaaaaagtaattattGGAAATGTtgatgattaaaataataataataataataaatagaatggaacagaaaaattaacaaattattaattttcaaacactttttttttaaagaaaagcaGCCACTTTTTTAACTTGaaaaagtaattttcttttcgaAGGTAAAGAggacattttcttttttatctaaataaatctaaGTCTCTCTTATCAGTCATCACTTTTGTGAAGCACTTATAAATTAGAGAAGCAAGCCCCCCTTTTTGCATTTACGAGGATCGCCCCCAAACTTCCTCTTCTctggaatttttctttcttctcaacCAACCAGTACAACTACACACAACTTCGATCTCTGTCTCTTCTTCCCTTCCttcctatttattttctttttccctctcTTTCTCACCCACCAATCAAAATCCAAACAAACTCGATAACATAAACTGGAACACTGTAAGCCAAAGTCTTTTCTTTCACTCATCATCCATTTCCTGTCAACCCTTTATTAATTTGCCCTGTGTAAGTtaatctttccttttcttttaggtTTTATTTAGCTTTCTTGATTTACTATCAAATTTGGCAATGCCGTTGACCTCTGTCTCCAATTTGTTCTTTTGATCATTTCTCTGTTTCACACATCTCTAGCACTGAGTTCTTTCTGGATCATTTTGTGGTTCTTTCCTGTTTTTGCAGTTTTGTCTTCAGAgacctttctttttattcccCTTTCTGGATCTAAGTTCTGATtgattttaaaactttaaagaTTATTGTTACTTGGGTAGTGAGATTTTAATCTTCTGTAAAAGATTctaaaagaaggaaaaaaaaaggaaaagaaagctCAAATCTTTAAGGTTGTTTAGAATCTCCATATCCACTCTGTCAATCTCTCTGTAAAGGGTTTAAACCAAAaccttaaaaaaagaaatattcatcatttaaataaataaattattaaaaaagaacgAACCTGGCCTCTTCTCTATATATCTATCTGTCTTTCTTTGTTTACTAATCttgaatcttaattttttttttttaaatatttgacaacgtttttattttctttccttctacGCTTCTTTCCCTGACAAGCTGTCTCCAGTTCCCCTGCAACTGGGCTCTTTTTCTATTTCCCCGTTGAAAACTCCTCTTGACACTTATTTAGTTCTTCTAAACAAATCCCATAAACACtgaaaaaattcattaaataaccAAAACATAATTTTCAGCAACTAAATATCACACTTAACTcccatttttttaattctctttCCCCTGCAAAtggttctttttttaaattctttttgtatattattattacctATTTGTTTACTCACCCATTTTGTTCCCATTCAAagactttctttttaaatatatgtcaCTCTTTTGCTTAATCCaaatctttcctttcaatactTTTCAGTGACTCGAGACAGAAGCAATGAGAACAGAGATGAGAAAGATCTCCAAGGTAATGATGCTATTCCGATATCTTTTTTCTGTTTCGCCGATGTTCCGTTTATATTGATCCTTATTTTCAACGTGGGTTTTAGTCAGCATGGCCTAAAATAGTTGCCAGGAAATGGCTAAATATACAAAGTGGAGAGGACGAGTTTCATTCCGATTATTTCAAAACAGGTAGAGTCATTTCGGTTTCTTTCCCATGTAGGGGATATACGTTTCGGGTTTTTTAAACAAACCAAAAAGCTGTTGCGTCGTTTCACTTACtgtgttttttttataaaaaaaaacggCAGGCAAAGCTGAAAGAAGGAAAAGCTGTTCAGATGAAGATTATTACGTTGTGGTACCTGAAGATTTATCAGGTACCTTGGATCTATCCCGTCAAATCTTACTGTTTATTACACTGTATTCCCTCTGGGCCGTCCGATCGACGGCTCGATTAAATAGTATGATTGGACATCAATCTGGGAATTTGGGTAAAAGGGGTTCCATTGGTTTCTGTTTCTGGTTGGGGCCCCATTTTAGGTTAGTTGGAAAGAAGCGTTATTACGCCACGTGGATGGCGGAGTTTACggtttgattaaaataataatataattttatttattcttttttcatgtgtttattatggtgttgttaaCGGTTTGTGGGAATTGATTTTTGATTAATAGAAGGGTGGTTGATGGAAGCTGCTAATGGACGTAACAGAGAGTGGAGAATGGAGTTGGAAgcaccaccaccacctccaccaccacctccaccTGTCACTGATTCTATGAATCTAAGGTATTTGCTTCGATAATTATTggtcttttaattcttttatttttcagcgAATCATGTGagaatctattatttttaagactCTTGACTCATGTATGAGTTTGTGGTCCTATCTCTAACATTCTAAAAAGACAACTTTGCCcccttcttattttttatttactggCGGTCAAAAgacttttttaagaaattttttctaatttttgtgagaattttaatctaattgactattttctaattatttttaaaattatgtaaataattatttttaacaattttgcatttctttatttatatttcaaatctAACCGAaatcttaatttctttatttggaAAAAAGTCAATAACTGGAAGTGGTTTATTAGTGCAAGCGCAATCTTAGGATTACTAAATCGTTATCGTTAGGATTAAGCTTTTGTGTTGTGTGTCATTTCCATTATGGCTGCTGTAGTGTCAAAGTCCAATCTGGGATTTATTTGATGCATGCTCATTATATGAAGTTTGACTCTTAAAACTTGGGGACATTTCGTGGTGGGGTTTAATGCCACATCAAGATAGAAGAAGCTTTAGCTGGCCACGCTAGCTATCACATAATGATTTCAAATTTCTGCTTTTGTTTCCTTGGAAAGTAATTTAAAAGTTTCATAATGTTAATTATGAGCCATGGAATACTCATTGCTGGGTCTTTGTCCTGAAAAATTTAACAGGATGTTCGTGGGGACCTGGAATGTTGGAGGAAAGTCTCCCCACGAGGGCTTGAACTTGACAGATTGGCTTAGTTCACCTGCTCCTGCTGATATCTATGTACTTGGGTATTGCTCTCAGATTCTATTTGTTTAGATTTCAGTGGTTATTGATAGTCAGTAGCTAGCGGTTAGATAAAAAAACTAAGTTGTcgtaaattattaattattttttatccaaTAACGATACTGTAGTTGTTTTCATATGATGTTACAAGCTATAAATTCAAACCTCAGTAAGAGCTTACTAGAGTTTGAGCTCTTTTTAATACATACGTGGTGATTTCAATCATTCAAGCTTGGACTTACTTGTTTATATTGCCACACGTCAGGTTCCAGGAAATTGTGCCCCTGAATGCAGGGAATGTGCTAGGGGCAGAGGACAACGGCCCAGCACTCAAGTGGCTTTCCATAATTAGACAAGCACTCAACAACAACAAGAATGATCAAGAATTTTCTCAGTATTGCAACAATGCCAATGAAGTGAAACATTCGTTTTCACCACAACCTGATCAACAACCTGCTGTAAAACCAAGACTCAGCTTCTGTGACTTGCTGTCATTAGAAGATGAACTCGGCAATGAAGGCGAAGAAGGTTCTCCTTCCCCCAGCCCAGCTATCATGTCTAGCAGTCCAATGCGGAGGCGTTACTGCCTAGCCGCTAGCAAGCAGATGGTTGGGATCTTCTTGTGCGTGTGGGTTCAATCTGATCTTTACAAGGACATTAGCAATTTAAAGGTATCATGCGTTGGCCGTGGCATCATGGGTTACCTTGGCAACAAGGTTAGATAAGTGCAATCTTTATGTTCTTATAATTCAGGTTTAATCTAGGGACCAAATTTTTGAAAGATGTTTACATTTGCTGAAGGAGCActctttaaatttctttatttttccttgttAAATTTGGCAAACAGGGCTCAATTTCGGTTAGCATGACGTTGCATCAAACAACATTCTGCTTCGTATGCACGCACTTGACTTCCGGGGAGAAAGAAGGTGATGAGGTCAGAAGAAATTCAGATGTCactgaaatattaaaaaagacaaGGTTTTCTCATTCACGTAGAGATCCGGGACAACCATTTCCTCCTGAAAGCATATTAGATCATGAGTAAGTCTACATACTTATTATTTCTGATGcaggaaaaaaaaacatgcTGATGCTTATAGCCATTCTCTTGTCTTATTCTTTAGTAGTTCAGTTGAACTGTGTTTTCCTTATACTTGTAATCATCATCATTACAATGGTTACTCAGGTTAATGTTATTAGAGTGTGATTAATTGCATTATTGACCTTATActcatttctttatttccaACTCAGCAAGATTATTTGGCTCGGAGATTTGAATTATCGGCTTGCAGTTGGCTGTGGAGATACACACGAGCTTCTAAAGAAGAATGATTGGCAAGCTCTTTTAGAGAAAGATCAGGTAACCCTCTAAAAGCATTAGCTTCATACTTGATGATCTTGAGACCTTTGCGCCTTGTCAAGACTGATATAATAGGGAATTGTactataaacaaataaaaactgGACCAGGCATTTGGGTTTGATGTATGTGCGCTTGGATTTCTTTGGGCAGCTAAAGATAGAGCAAAGAGCTGGTCGAGTGTTCAGAGGATGGGAAGAAGGAAGGATTTACTTTGCTCCAACTTACAAGTATCTTGCCAATTCTGATGATTACGTTGTCCAAACCTCAAGATCGAAAGAGAAACGCCGTACTCCTGCTTGGTAAGATTTCTAAGTATCTTTTGCTTTAATTCCAATGTTTTTCAACTTGACAGTAATTAAAGAAGTCCAtgacttttatcttttttaactCAAGCCAGTAACTACATATTGGAGTAGGTTTCTTTTATCAAAGGCTGCATGTAGCtaatctttattattattattctatttattacTTGGGTTACTTATCCTGCCCACCCTAGCTAGCTGcaattattcataattaaatgGTCTGTAGTTACTAATTGAACATGAAGATTTCTTGCCACGGGTAACccacataattaattagtattaatGTATTCATAATCCTCCATGGCCAACATGGTATGTTGGGGACACCTTCCATAATGGATGTGGAGTTGACTTGAAGCTACTGCACACAGTTAATTGGCATGAGAAAGAAAGTCCATGGATTTGATTAATGAAAGCACATGTTTTCCATATTAATTTAAGTGTTTTCAGCATGACATTTACAAGCCAACCAACTATAGTTTACGTCAATAATCGCTAAAGTTGACCATATAAACACTGCAGATCTACAGCATCTTTCCAGATTATACTTTTTTGCTAATGTGGGCGCAAATCACAATGAACAGGTGTGACCGAATACTTTGGAAAGGAGAAGGTCTAAAACAGATGTGGTATGTGAGAGGAGAGTCCAGATTCTCAGATCACAGACCAGTTTATTCACTATTCTCAGTCCAAGTCAGCCTGTCGAATTCATACACAAGCAACACATACAGTAGATCTTATCCAGCAAGATCTTCTACAAGTGTTGTGTTACAATCAACATGTATGGCCAAAGTCCAAGCAGAGGAACTCTTGATATTTCCAAGGGCACAAAGCTGCATAAACACCGCGCCCAGATTAGAGTAAccaaacaaatacaaattccATGTTACAACTGATTGTAATAGCTCAATTGGCCCCTGATACATCCACCATCTCGAGTAGGCACTGAGAAATTCTTTTCTAAACCAGGTGTATCGGCTCCGTGATATTTTGGACCAATACAATTTTTGCCATCGTTCTGGCATTTTAACGGATATGGGATGGCATATACCCCAGTGGTAGCAAGGTCAGTGGTTTTTCATGACTGGTACTGTAAAGCCTTGTATAGCTCAATGTCTCACATTCTTAAGGGCTTGCCTGATTTTTGAACATGTGGATGTGCAGAGGGGCAATGTAATGCAAATACAAGGAAGCATGATGATGAAGTAGTGTCTGATCTGAATGTGAAGTAACAAGCCAGCAATGAGCGCGGTTTGGGTGGATCAGATCATGCTTGATTAAAAGGGAAATCAGCTTTTGCAGGTGGCAGAAGAGAAGAATATTTTGGTGTACTTTGTTATAttgttagaatttttaattgaaagtgtagaaattaagaaaggaaaatggTCTGGAGACAGTTCTTCTGCAGAGAATGGGATTAAACTTGGCAGTCCTGAGAGACTGTAAATAGTGAAAAGGTGTTTTTTAAGGCTCACCCTCTCTTCTGTCAAAAAATAGAAAGGCTCACCCTTTCTCTATCAATTTTGTTTGCAATATATACTATGGATTAGTGGAAGTTTTAGAGTGTTTTTTGATGCTTTCATCTTGTTAATTCATGTAAATAGAATTAGTTATTTctcttttcatattatattcttttctaagaaaataatacatatatataaattattcgaatttgataaaatagaGACAACTTAAAGGATTACTtcattcaaaaattttaatatgtaaattctaatattatgaTTATCATAATGGgtggtattattttttaagtttattgtTAATGGAATATTGATTTCATTGGAACAAAGTAGAATgcagaatttttctttttctttaaagaaaaaaaatagaccATCTAACTATTGAATTTGAGTACACAATGGATCATATTCTTTAGTCCAAAACACAAGTTTAATAGACAATTGCACGTGTGCCTATTTAGTGCCCTAACAAGAAATTTGATTATGAGAAAGTCCCGCTAACTGTAATCAAAATAAAGtgtgtttttctttatcctttttatttatttatttacaatattcacaattaaaattatatttattttatttttagtattcaaaagataattaaaatattattattattatttttaagattacatTAAtagttgtatttattttatttgtttaattcttttaattaagattatattaatttctctaaaaaaatcaaattgatactTGAATCTTTATATTTGTTTGATCTTTCTAATGATAATTTTACTATCATAAATACcaacagaaaaaataaaataactaaaattcgatttatagattttaatatttttatgggtaatttttttcataatttttgataattttatatgttataaaatattgaatatatcttttttgttatgatattaaatttttcactttgatgcatattaatatattatcagttatagatttattaaatataaattataggtTGATTGGTAGTACGCTATAGGTTCATCGAGactttattgttaaatatagctataaagaatattatcattacattcatcaaatataaactttagattcatcatttatgaatggtaaatttattaatttaaatatgaatctctcttttaatttataaatttttaaactacaatttatgaatctcatgTACCTTGATGATGagcttataattaataattcataaatcttttatttttaatctctaAAATTGtagtttatattatattatctttttttataatattattttttttattgccaTGTATATTtactgataaatttatattcataatatgTGATGGtatcttataatttataattatgaatatagatttattaacattaatatttcgatattattattacttttttaaaaattaaagtattattaatattatagtgaaaataatttaaattgagattttataaaataagatgtgtaatataattaaatataaatatgtattgaaatttgattagattttatattttaaaaagatttaaattattaataatactttatgtatagataaaaattaattttaacatatgatattttttataaaaaattaacttattattaaaaataaattcagtattatgaaaatgaaatataaaatatactgaaaaataaaaaataaaaataaaaaatagaataaaaattaataataataataataataatataaagagGAAAGAATGAGacatgataaaagaaaaagtattgTCTATCGacaaaaaataagtatttattatttaaaagaaaaagaaaaaattgtccTGCGCAGAGTACGTAAAGATTAACGGAGCAGGGTTAACAATCCcataaatttaacaataaaatataaatagttagtctaaaatttgatttggatgaaTATGCAAAAGTAAGCCAAAAAATAggtaaattataatatgaacTAGGTCCATATAGCAATGTGGATCTGAGTCATTTAATATGTGTGAATGGTGactaaatttaatactttttattttaagattagCTTATGtaataaatgtattttttcttttatttgctttt
Coding sequences within:
- the LOC8262014 gene encoding type I inositol polyphosphate 5-phosphatase 8 isoform X2; this encodes MRTEMRKISKSAWPKIVARKWLNIQSGEDEFHSDYFKTGKAERRKSCSDEDYYVVVPEDLSGWLMEAANGRNREWRMELEAPPPPPPPPPPVTDSMNLRMFVGTWNVGGKSPHEGLNLTDWLSSPAPADIYVLGFQEIVPLNAGNVLGAEDNGPALKWLSIIRQALNNNKNDQEFSQYCNNANEVKHSFSPQPDQQPAVKPRLSFCDLLSLEDELGNEGEEGSPSPSPAIMSSSPMRRRYCLAASKQMVGIFLCVWVQSDLYKDISNLKVSCVGRGIMGYLGNKGSISVSMTLHQTTFCFVCTHLTSGEKEGDEVRRNSDVTEILKKTRFSHSRRDPGQPFPPESILDHDKIIWLGDLNYRLAVGCGDTHELLKKNDWQALLEKDQLKIEQRAGRVFRGWEEGRIYFAPTYKYLANSDDYVVQTSRSKEKRRTPAWCDRILWKGEGLKQMWYVRGESRFSDHRPVYSLFSVQVSLSNSYTSNTYSRSYPARSSTSVVLQSTCMAKVQAEELLIFPRAQSCINTAPRLECIGSVIFWTNTIFAIVLAF
- the LOC8262014 gene encoding type I inositol polyphosphate 5-phosphatase 8 isoform X1, with the translated sequence MRTEMRKISKSAWPKIVARKWLNIQSGEDEFHSDYFKTGKAERRKSCSDEDYYVVVPEDLSEGWLMEAANGRNREWRMELEAPPPPPPPPPPVTDSMNLRMFVGTWNVGGKSPHEGLNLTDWLSSPAPADIYVLGFQEIVPLNAGNVLGAEDNGPALKWLSIIRQALNNNKNDQEFSQYCNNANEVKHSFSPQPDQQPAVKPRLSFCDLLSLEDELGNEGEEGSPSPSPAIMSSSPMRRRYCLAASKQMVGIFLCVWVQSDLYKDISNLKVSCVGRGIMGYLGNKGSISVSMTLHQTTFCFVCTHLTSGEKEGDEVRRNSDVTEILKKTRFSHSRRDPGQPFPPESILDHDKIIWLGDLNYRLAVGCGDTHELLKKNDWQALLEKDQLKIEQRAGRVFRGWEEGRIYFAPTYKYLANSDDYVVQTSRSKEKRRTPAWCDRILWKGEGLKQMWYVRGESRFSDHRPVYSLFSVQVSLSNSYTSNTYSRSYPARSSTSVVLQSTCMAKVQAEELLIFPRAQSCINTAPRLECIGSVIFWTNTIFAIVLAF